One genomic window of Bacteroidota bacterium includes the following:
- the map gene encoding type I methionyl aminopeptidase: LILEKGGRPSFKGYGNRKNPYPSTLCVSVNNEVVHGIPAEDKKFKEGDIVSLDIGMQYPAKGGMYTDMAKTIAVGKTSKQVKKLIKTTQESLENGIAKCRSGNLMSQVSAAIQQTAEKEGYSLVRSLAGHGVGKQVHEDPQIPNYVSDDADIILKPGMTLALEPMVNIGDYQVELLEDGWTFVTCDSELSAHFEHTVLVTEGDPEVLTIL, from the coding sequence AATTAATATTAGAAAAGGGGGGGAGACCCTCTTTTAAAGGTTATGGAAACAGGAAAAATCCTTATCCTTCAACCTTATGCGTTTCTGTAAACAATGAAGTTGTTCATGGCATTCCAGCTGAAGATAAAAAATTTAAAGAGGGCGATATAGTCAGCTTAGATATTGGTATGCAATATCCGGCCAAAGGCGGTATGTACACTGATATGGCAAAGACGATTGCTGTGGGAAAAACAAGCAAGCAAGTGAAAAAATTGATAAAGACTACACAGGAATCTCTGGAAAACGGCATTGCTAAATGCAGGAGTGGAAATTTAATGTCTCAAGTCTCGGCTGCTATTCAGCAAACAGCAGAAAAGGAAGGATATTCTTTAGTACGCAGCTTAGCCGGTCATGGGGTGGGTAAACAAGTTCATGAAGATCCGCAAATTCCGAATTATGTTTCAGATGATGCTGATATAATATTAAAACCCGGCATGACCTTAGCGCTCGAACCAATGGTTAACATTGGTGACTATCAGGTTGAATTACTTGAAGACGGCTGGACTTTTGTAACTTGTGACAGTGAGCTATCAGCGCATTTTGAACACACAGTGTTAGTAACAGAGGGTGATCCAGAGGTATTAACAATTTTATAA
- the ruvX gene encoding Holliday junction resolvase RuvX yields the protein MQLLGIDYGKSKVGLALGDDVTKMAFGLKTIRNEGLQKLVSEIKKIMEEEAVELIVLGKPVNLEGEEVISKDMQAFYDELNAVNSIVWQNEQLSTKQAQSMAKTIPGKPVRLKEVDDKIAAMVILQSYLDSI from the coding sequence ATGCAATTACTTGGAATAGATTATGGCAAAAGCAAGGTCGGTTTAGCACTTGGCGATGATGTCACCAAGATGGCTTTTGGTTTAAAGACAATTAGAAATGAAGGTTTACAAAAATTGGTTAGTGAAATAAAAAAAATAATGGAGGAAGAGGCTGTTGAATTAATTGTTTTGGGAAAACCAGTTAATTTAGAAGGTGAGGAAGTAATATCAAAAGATATGCAGGCTTTTTACGATGAATTAAATGCTGTAAATTCAATTGTCTGGCAAAATGAGCAGTTATCGACAAAACAGGCGCAGAGTATGGCTAAAACAATACCGGGAAAACCAGTTCGATTAAAAGAAGTTGATGATAAAATAGCAGCTATGGTAATTTTACAGTCGTATCTTGATAGTATTTAA